One Candidatus Zixiibacteriota bacterium genomic window, TCTGCCTGATGGTCGGTTACGCTTTTGCCCGCAGGCGATTCCCGTTCAAAAAGATCCTTTTCTTTTCGATCATCGTGGTGTTGATGGTACCGCTTCATATCATCCTGATTCCATTGTTCCTGGAGATCAAGTTCTTCGGCATGCTGGATACTTACTGGGCCTTGATACTGCCGTTTCTGGTCAACCCGCTGGGGATCTTTCTGGTCTCGCAGTATATCCGCGAACTTCCCGCTGACCTGGAAGAAGCTGCCAGAATTGACGGCGCTTCTGATTTCGGAATTCTCTTTAAAGTTGTGGCTCCCCTGTGTCGTCCGGTTCTGGCGGTAATGACAGTGATGATTTTTATGGTCAACTGGAATGCTTTTTTACTGCCGTTCATCCTTACCAATTCGGCTGAGATGAGAACCCTTCCGGTGGCAATCGGCAATATTGTCGGACGTCAGGTCGAGTACCAGACTCATTTTGCCGCCTCGTTTATCGCCACGATCCCCATTATAATCGTATTTCTGATTTTTCAGCGCAGGATAGTTTCAGGAATTGTTACCGGCGCGCTCAAGCAGTGATTAATCCAACTCGTCGAGATAATCTTCAATAGCGTCGCGGATCGCATCAGCACAGTCCTCCGCGAAATCGTCTCCCCTGAGACGGGTTTCTTCTTCCGGTAAAATCATGAAAGTGCATTCCAGCAAAACCGCCAGGTACTGAGTCGGCCTTGTGACTGCAAAGTTAGCGTAGTAATGACCATAGTCATCGAGATCGAGTTTGTCGGACATCTCGGCCTGGATCATCTCGGCCAGCCTCTTGCTGTGGAGGTGATAATAAAATGTCGAAACGCCGTTGTTGGTAAATGGATTGACACCATCAGGCAGGGCGTTGTTATGAACAGATATAAATATATCGCAATCCTCGGCAACCGCTATTTGGGGGCGCTCGTAAATACCGACATCGGCATCGTCATAGCGCGTCATCGCTACTTCCGCACCCTCGTCACGAAGTTTCTCCATAAGCTCCCGGCTGATTTTGAGGTTGGCCTCGGCTTCCGTCAGACCGGTCGGTCCGATCGCGCCCGGGTCCGCAGAATGGCCGGGGTCGATGACTATCTTGAGATTCTCAAGTTTTAACTTTTCGGCCGGAGCTTTTTTGATGTCCAGATTGAGCACATTGCCCTCGTAGTCGCACTCATAACCCCAGATATGATCCTGGTTGAGTTTTATCGTAAGTTTGTAGACCCCCTCCTGTGGTTGGCTCCAGGTAATGTATTCAATCAAATCATCTTCTGGATCATAACGAATCCAGTCGGTGTCGGAAGTGGCATAATATATGAGCAGGACCATCTCATTGCGTTCAGGATCGTATTCGACCCGAAATGGTAGTTTCATGTCGAGATAGACCGATACACGGCTGTAATGAAGTCCTGCAAAAGTGCGTAAATAAGCGATCTCGGAGTACGGCGCGGGAGTGCCCGGA contains:
- a CDS encoding ABC transporter permease subunit is translated as MSSRIKNAILWSIMLLLFIGMFLPMWWMVLGTFSESFQPRSLYQNIVEFDFTLKYVEKVFSSADFSRSIFNSVFVSGCVSVGNIVFCLMVGYAFARRRFPFKKILFFSIIVVLMVPLHIILIPLFLEIKFFGMLDTYWALILPFLVNPLGIFLVSQYIRELPADLEEAARIDGASDFGILFKVVAPLCRPVLAVMTVMIFMVNWNAFLLPFILTNSAEMRTLPVAIGNIVGRQVEYQTHFAASFIATIPIIIVFLIFQRRIVSGIVTGALKQ